One genomic region from Streptomyces sp. Li-HN-5-11 encodes:
- a CDS encoding SCO6880 family protein, with protein sequence MTTESHVSPTVTPRRTYLIGRARPNAIIGRNRETGEIALIVLGAFIGMMCGLLVPVLPVRIVLLAGFPLLALAAVYVPYRRRTFYKWFEINRSYKRTVKRGAHYRSAAMEAGTRLDGREIEIGPPPGIGRITWLAAPFGPDEIAVLLHADRKTVTACIEIEGPGVGLRDSEDQEALVDRFGTLLKHVANGDGFVTRLQMLARTLPADPDAHAKDVAQRGDGRAPQWLQRSYDQLQSMVSTSSEQHRAYLIACMHYSRELAAEAQAMARAARPQAGRKLDRDAGLAVVMARELTDICSRLQEADIRVRQPLGQGRLASLIHSMYDPDHPIDHIQAMTRRNAWPAELDAREPTYLQAKTRESATREPWCHATAWVKEWPMTPVGVNFLAPLLVHTPDVIRTVAVTMDLEPTEVAIERMLTEKTNDVAEASRAAKMNRTVDPRDVQAHNRLDQRGEDLASGAAGVNLVGYITVSSRTPEALARDKRTIRASAGKSYLKLEWCDREHHRAFVNTLPFATGIRR encoded by the coding sequence TTGACGACCGAGTCCCACGTGTCCCCTACGGTCACGCCCCGCCGTACATATCTGATCGGCCGCGCCCGGCCGAACGCAATCATCGGCCGCAACCGCGAGACCGGCGAGATCGCCCTGATCGTCCTGGGCGCGTTCATCGGCATGATGTGCGGGCTCCTCGTCCCCGTGCTGCCCGTGCGCATCGTGCTGCTCGCCGGTTTCCCGCTGCTCGCCCTGGCCGCCGTCTACGTGCCCTACCGGCGCCGCACGTTCTACAAGTGGTTCGAGATCAACCGCAGCTACAAGCGCACCGTCAAGCGCGGCGCCCACTACCGCTCCGCAGCCATGGAGGCCGGCACCCGCCTGGACGGGCGGGAGATCGAGATCGGGCCGCCCCCCGGCATCGGCCGCATCACCTGGCTCGCCGCGCCCTTCGGGCCGGACGAGATCGCCGTCCTGCTGCACGCCGACCGCAAGACGGTCACCGCCTGCATCGAGATCGAGGGCCCCGGCGTCGGCCTGCGCGACTCCGAGGACCAGGAGGCCCTCGTCGACCGCTTCGGCACCCTGCTCAAGCACGTGGCCAACGGCGACGGCTTCGTCACCCGCCTGCAGATGCTCGCCCGCACCCTCCCCGCCGACCCCGACGCCCACGCCAAGGACGTCGCACAGCGCGGCGACGGCCGCGCCCCGCAGTGGCTGCAGCGGTCGTACGACCAACTGCAGTCCATGGTGTCCACCAGCAGCGAGCAGCACCGCGCCTACCTCATCGCCTGCATGCACTACTCGCGCGAGCTCGCCGCCGAGGCCCAGGCCATGGCCCGCGCCGCCCGCCCCCAGGCGGGCCGGAAGCTCGACCGGGACGCCGGCCTCGCCGTCGTCATGGCCCGCGAGCTCACCGACATCTGCTCCAGGCTCCAGGAGGCCGACATCCGCGTGCGGCAGCCGCTCGGTCAGGGCCGGCTCGCCTCGCTGATCCACTCCATGTACGACCCGGACCACCCGATCGACCACATCCAGGCGATGACCAGGCGCAACGCCTGGCCGGCCGAGCTGGACGCCCGGGAGCCGACGTATCTCCAGGCCAAGACCCGCGAGTCGGCCACCCGCGAGCCCTGGTGCCACGCCACCGCGTGGGTCAAGGAGTGGCCGATGACCCCCGTGGGCGTGAACTTCCTCGCGCCCCTGCTCGTGCACACCCCGGACGTGATCCGCACCGTCGCCGTCACCATGGACCTCGAACCCACCGAGGTCGCCATCGAGCGCATGCTGACCGAGAAGACCAACGACGTCGCCGAGGCCAGCCGCGCCGCCAAGATGAACCGCACCGTGGACCCGCGTGACGTGCAGGCCCACAACCGGCTCGACCAGCGCGGCGAGGACCTCGCCAGCGGCGCGGCCGGCGTCAACCTCGTCGGTTACATCACCGTCTCCTCCCGCACCCCCGAAGCCCTCGCCCGCGACAAGCGGACGATCAGGGCGTCGGCCGGAAAGTCGTACCTGAAGCTGGAATGGTGCGACCGCGAGCACCACCGCGCCTTCGTGAACACGCTCCCGTTCGCCACCGGAATCCGACGGTAG
- a CDS encoding ATP-binding protein: MRDPLTALTDAFTSFLFGKVETTRLPVRTSTGQAQAVYLPTAAPGLGDSGVIIGREVYSGKGYIYDPFQLYGQQLPAPHWLVLGESGNGKSALEKTYVLRQLRFRDRQVVVLDAQGEDGVGEWNLIAEELGITPIRLDPMAALDHGIRLNPLDPAITTTGQLALLRTIIEVAMGHGLDERAGFALKVAHAYVNETIVERQPVLSDIVEQLRHPEPESAEAMNVAIDDVRAWGLDVALVIDRLVDGDLRGMFDGPTTVGIDLDAPLIVFDLSHIDRNSIAMPILMAIVGVWLEHTWIRPDRKKRIFLVEEAWHIIASPFVAQLFQRLLKFGRRLGLSFVAVVHHLSDVVDGAAAKEAAAILKMASTRTIYAQKADEARATGRVLGLPRWAVEIIPTLTPGIAVWDVNGNVQVVKHLVTETERPLVFTDRAMTESSSDRGSDDALRAAELEAEERAAAFMEQHIADLDGSSESTVA; encoded by the coding sequence ATGCGGGACCCGCTGACCGCACTCACGGACGCCTTCACGTCCTTCCTGTTCGGGAAGGTCGAGACGACCCGGCTGCCAGTACGCACCTCGACGGGCCAGGCACAGGCGGTCTACCTGCCGACCGCCGCGCCCGGCCTCGGCGACTCCGGCGTCATCATCGGCCGCGAGGTGTACTCCGGAAAGGGCTACATCTACGACCCCTTCCAGCTGTACGGCCAGCAGCTCCCCGCCCCGCACTGGCTTGTCCTCGGCGAGTCCGGCAACGGCAAGTCGGCGCTGGAGAAGACCTACGTCCTGCGCCAGCTGCGCTTCCGCGACCGCCAGGTCGTCGTCCTCGACGCCCAGGGCGAGGACGGCGTCGGCGAGTGGAACCTGATCGCGGAGGAGCTGGGGATAACCCCCATCCGGCTCGACCCGATGGCGGCCCTGGACCACGGCATCCGCCTCAACCCGCTGGACCCCGCGATCACCACAACCGGCCAGCTGGCACTGCTGCGGACCATCATCGAGGTCGCGATGGGGCACGGACTGGACGAGCGCGCCGGCTTCGCGCTGAAGGTCGCCCACGCGTACGTCAACGAGACGATCGTCGAACGCCAGCCCGTCCTCTCCGACATCGTCGAGCAGCTGCGCCACCCCGAGCCGGAGTCGGCCGAGGCGATGAACGTCGCCATAGACGACGTACGCGCCTGGGGCCTGGACGTGGCACTGGTCATCGACCGTCTGGTCGACGGCGACCTGCGCGGCATGTTCGACGGTCCCACGACCGTCGGCATCGACCTGGACGCGCCGCTGATCGTCTTCGACCTGTCCCACATCGACCGCAACTCCATCGCCATGCCGATCCTCATGGCGATCGTCGGCGTGTGGCTGGAACACACCTGGATCCGCCCCGACCGCAAGAAGCGCATCTTCCTGGTCGAGGAGGCCTGGCACATCATCGCCAGCCCGTTCGTGGCCCAGCTGTTCCAGCGGCTGCTGAAGTTCGGCCGACGGCTGGGTCTGTCGTTCGTCGCCGTCGTCCACCACCTGTCCGACGTGGTGGACGGAGCGGCGGCCAAGGAGGCGGCCGCCATCCTGAAGATGGCCTCGACCAGGACCATCTACGCCCAGAAGGCCGACGAGGCGCGGGCGACGGGCCGGGTGCTCGGCCTGCCCAGGTGGGCCGTCGAGATCATCCCGACCCTGACTCCCGGTATCGCGGTCTGGGACGTCAACGGCAACGTCCAGGTCGTCAAACACCTGGTCACCGAGACCGAACGCCCGCTGGTGTTCACCGACCGGGCCATGACCGAGTCGTCCAGCGACCGCGGCTCCGACGACGCCCTGCGCGCCGCCGAACTGGAGGCCGAGGAGCGGGCGGCGGCCTTCATGGAACAGCACATCGCCGACCTGGACGGCTCGTCCGAGTCGACGGTGGCCTGA
- a CDS encoding type IV secretory system conjugative DNA transfer family protein, giving the protein MRPDDRGPGQGGRAAAGRPHGQGGIPDGLLVGLLAFLLGMTLLVWTATGLAGLFAHGSWPAHVAFTRTPVAMRHLIGRPHDIAGAWPDTPPGQLSGYGLFWGLFIGQLMVLFVLTVFVIGTVARWRAGRLRRRAQAAAEAAADAAGEPATALGKGARDHAPSPEPPEAPVYGQHEVPSQRTAPGPEQPQHREQPFQEARTPFAQGAAPLADTQMPLADTQMPFAGTQTSFADTRPPAVLVAPRESRQAAAAQAIRDAAGPALVVTSNPALWQDTKDSRAKLGPVLLYDPTHLCDTPARLHWSPIAGCEDRQTAAARAAALLAPVRPTAKIDQAVSDTAETLLRSFLHAAAVDGRTIRHVHRWAQGTQVQEAVRALRTNPKAAPGSAGELEAALTSHPERRDIAQELTGRALASLFTVNIREACTPNRNDALALDSFVSEGGTLYVVGESIEDPRTNPGAMPLLTALVSSVVERGRRMAERSSSGRLDPPLRLVLDDVAAVAPLPQLPELLATGAGRGLPTLALLRSREQGRARWPHDELPV; this is encoded by the coding sequence GTGAGACCGGACGACCGCGGCCCCGGACAGGGCGGGCGGGCAGCAGCGGGACGGCCGCACGGTCAGGGCGGCATCCCGGACGGCCTCCTGGTCGGCCTCCTCGCCTTCCTGCTCGGCATGACCCTGCTGGTGTGGACGGCCACCGGACTCGCCGGCCTGTTCGCCCACGGCTCGTGGCCGGCCCACGTCGCCTTCACCCGTACGCCCGTGGCCATGCGCCACCTCATCGGCCGGCCGCACGACATCGCCGGTGCCTGGCCGGACACCCCACCGGGCCAGCTATCGGGGTACGGGCTGTTCTGGGGCCTGTTCATCGGCCAGCTGATGGTGCTGTTCGTCCTGACCGTGTTCGTGATCGGCACAGTGGCGCGGTGGAGAGCGGGACGGCTGCGCCGACGGGCGCAGGCAGCGGCGGAGGCGGCTGCGGATGCGGCGGGCGAACCGGCAACGGCGCTCGGCAAGGGGGCACGGGACCATGCGCCGTCCCCGGAACCGCCGGAGGCGCCGGTGTACGGGCAGCACGAGGTTCCCAGCCAGAGGACGGCCCCGGGGCCCGAGCAGCCCCAGCACCGCGAGCAGCCCTTCCAGGAAGCACGGACGCCCTTCGCGCAGGGGGCGGCACCCCTCGCGGACACGCAGATGCCCCTCGCGGACACGCAGATGCCCTTCGCGGGCACGCAGACGTCCTTCGCGGACACTCGCCCGCCCGCGGTCCTCGTGGCTCCGAGGGAGAGCCGTCAGGCAGCCGCCGCCCAGGCGATCCGCGATGCGGCGGGCCCCGCCCTCGTCGTCACGTCCAACCCGGCCCTCTGGCAGGACACCAAGGACTCCAGGGCCAAACTGGGCCCGGTCCTCCTCTACGACCCCACCCACCTTTGCGACACCCCGGCCCGCCTCCACTGGTCGCCCATCGCGGGCTGCGAGGACAGACAGACGGCGGCTGCCAGAGCCGCCGCCCTCCTCGCCCCGGTCCGCCCCACCGCCAAGATCGACCAGGCGGTGAGCGACACCGCGGAAACCCTCCTCCGCAGCTTCCTGCACGCCGCCGCCGTCGACGGCCGCACCATCCGGCACGTCCACCGCTGGGCCCAGGGCACCCAGGTCCAGGAGGCCGTACGAGCCCTCCGTACGAATCCCAAGGCGGCCCCCGGATCGGCCGGCGAGCTCGAGGCCGCGCTCACGTCGCACCCCGAACGCCGCGACATCGCCCAGGAGCTGACCGGCCGCGCACTGGCCTCACTCTTCACGGTCAACATCCGCGAAGCCTGCACTCCAAACCGAAATGATGCCCTTGCCTTGGATTCCTTCGTGAGTGAAGGGGGAACGCTTTATGTAGTAGGGGAATCCATTGAGGACCCGCGGACCAACCCGGGCGCCATGCCCCTGCTGACGGCACTCGTATCGAGCGTGGTCGAGCGCGGCCGGCGCATGGCCGAACGGTCATCCTCCGGTCGGCTCGACCCACCACTACGCCTCGTCCTGGACGACGTGGCCGCCGTCGCCCCGCTCCCCCAGCTTCCCGAGCTCCTCGCGACCGGAGCGGGCCGCGGCCTGCCGACCCTGGCCCTGCTCCGCTCCCGGGAACAGGGCCGCGCCCGCTGGCCGCACGACGAGCTACCGGTGTAG
- a CDS encoding GNAT family N-acetyltransferase — protein sequence MNYKVRSIRADEWPQARALRLASLQDPVAHLAFLETYEQAAARPDSFWQERAARSSEGAADAQQIIAEGPDGEWVGTLTVLIEEAGTTDWAGFPVERKQGHIVGVFVRPECRGIGLTEVLFDAGLEWAWAQAVERVRLIVHEENGRAQRLYRKVGFVPTGVTVPLDGAPGESELEFALEREAD from the coding sequence ATGAACTACAAGGTCCGTTCCATACGCGCCGACGAGTGGCCCCAGGCGAGGGCGCTGCGGCTTGCCTCGCTGCAGGACCCGGTGGCGCATCTCGCCTTCCTGGAGACCTACGAGCAGGCCGCGGCCCGTCCGGATTCCTTTTGGCAGGAGCGTGCTGCCCGCAGTTCCGAGGGCGCCGCCGACGCCCAGCAGATCATCGCCGAGGGACCGGACGGTGAGTGGGTCGGGACCCTGACCGTGCTGATCGAGGAGGCCGGGACGACGGACTGGGCAGGGTTTCCGGTCGAGCGGAAGCAGGGCCATATCGTGGGGGTGTTCGTACGGCCGGAGTGCCGCGGCATCGGGCTCACCGAGGTGCTCTTCGACGCCGGCCTGGAGTGGGCCTGGGCGCAGGCTGTCGAGCGGGTGCGGCTCATCGTGCACGAGGAGAACGGGCGGGCCCAACGGCTGTATCGGAAGGTCGGGTTCGTGCCGACCGGAGTTACCGTGCCCTTGGACGGGGCTCCGGGGGAGTCCGAGCTGGAGTTCGCCCTCGAGCGCGAAGCCGACTGA
- a CDS encoding MarR family transcriptional regulator: MGDTPGTSDGASGAGGEPTLEEQIAAYQREFQDLDPQVEKIVSALSRLNRRMNVAYGRQTAALGISNAEWEVLKALVLSGAPYRMGPSDLAKRLGLTPAAMTHRIDRMVGEGLVTRERDESNRVRVIVELTPEGREKWLEAMRLASVFEEDLLQDLSPVERTLLGEVLTTLLRRVERAQPDAGGRLSDLD; the protein is encoded by the coding sequence ATGGGTGACACCCCGGGGACCAGCGACGGCGCCAGCGGCGCGGGCGGCGAGCCCACGCTCGAAGAGCAGATCGCCGCCTACCAGCGCGAGTTCCAGGACCTCGACCCCCAGGTCGAGAAGATCGTCTCCGCGCTCTCCCGCCTCAACCGCCGGATGAACGTCGCCTACGGCCGCCAGACCGCCGCCCTCGGCATCAGCAACGCCGAGTGGGAGGTCCTCAAGGCACTCGTCCTCTCCGGCGCCCCCTACCGCATGGGCCCGAGCGACCTCGCCAAGCGACTCGGCCTCACCCCGGCCGCGATGACCCACCGCATCGACCGCATGGTCGGCGAGGGCCTGGTGACCCGGGAGCGCGACGAGTCGAACCGGGTCCGGGTCATCGTGGAGCTGACCCCCGAGGGCCGTGAGAAGTGGCTGGAGGCCATGCGGCTGGCATCGGTCTTCGAGGAGGACCTCCTGCAGGATTTGTCCCCGGTGGAGCGCACGCTCCTCGGCGAGGTCCTGACCACGCTCCTCCGCAGGGTGGAGCGCGCCCAGCCGGACGCCGGCGGACGGCTCAGCGACCTCGATTAA
- a CDS encoding MFS transporter encodes MRRIHVGNALSAFGLGFTVPYLYVYVAQVRELGAVTAGLVLAVFAVAALIVLPFAGRAIVRRGPLPVLLAALVTAALGALSLGLAGGAVSVLLSAAALGAGQAVMQPALATMIVDCSTAETRSRAFAMQFFLQNLGLGVGGLIGGHLVDTTRVSSFTLLFALEAAVFTLLVVLMSTVRMPRAPRVEDAQAPAGRSARGDWRQLLGHRTMVQLCVLGFVLFFACYGQFESGLSAYGVEAAGISTSALGTALAANTLVIVVAQFAVLKFVERRRRSRVLAAVGLIWAVAWGVAAYAGLGHGGRVMATAAFVSTYALFGLGEAMLSPTVAPLVADLAPDGMAGQYNSVFALVKQLALALGPAVGGPLAASLPAPYVVTFLLFSLGITVLALRLGRRLTAVQDHPWAARSRVVARGGPAAEPVAAEA; translated from the coding sequence ATGCGCCGGATCCACGTGGGCAACGCACTCAGCGCGTTCGGGCTCGGCTTCACCGTCCCCTACCTGTACGTCTATGTGGCGCAGGTGCGGGAGCTGGGAGCCGTGACGGCGGGGCTCGTCCTCGCGGTCTTCGCCGTGGCCGCGCTGATCGTGCTGCCGTTCGCCGGCAGGGCGATCGTGCGGCGCGGCCCGCTGCCGGTCCTGCTCGCCGCCCTGGTCACGGCCGCGCTGGGCGCGCTGAGCCTGGGGCTTGCCGGCGGTGCGGTGAGCGTGCTGCTGTCGGCGGCGGCGCTGGGGGCCGGGCAGGCGGTGATGCAGCCCGCACTGGCGACGATGATCGTGGACTGTTCGACGGCGGAGACCCGGTCGCGGGCGTTCGCCATGCAGTTCTTCCTGCAGAACCTCGGGCTCGGTGTCGGCGGTCTCATAGGTGGTCACCTGGTCGACACCACGCGGGTCTCCTCCTTCACCTTGCTCTTCGCGCTCGAGGCGGCCGTCTTCACGCTGCTGGTCGTGCTCATGTCGACGGTCCGGATGCCGCGCGCGCCGCGCGTCGAGGACGCGCAGGCGCCGGCCGGCCGGTCGGCGAGGGGCGACTGGAGGCAGCTGCTGGGGCACCGCACCATGGTGCAGCTGTGTGTCCTGGGCTTCGTGCTGTTCTTCGCCTGCTACGGGCAGTTCGAGTCGGGGCTGAGCGCGTACGGCGTGGAGGCCGCCGGGATATCGACCTCCGCGCTGGGTACGGCGCTGGCCGCGAACACGCTGGTGATCGTGGTGGCCCAGTTCGCGGTGCTGAAGTTCGTGGAGCGGCGCAGGCGGTCTCGGGTCCTGGCCGCCGTGGGACTCATCTGGGCCGTCGCGTGGGGCGTGGCAGCGTACGCGGGGCTGGGGCACGGCGGCCGGGTGATGGCCACGGCCGCGTTCGTCTCGACGTACGCGCTGTTCGGGCTGGGTGAGGCGATGCTGTCGCCGACGGTGGCGCCGCTGGTGGCCGATCTCGCGCCGGACGGGATGGCGGGGCAGTACAACTCGGTCTTCGCCTTGGTGAAGCAGCTCGCGCTGGCGCTGGGGCCGGCGGTGGGCGGTCCGCTCGCGGCCTCGCTGCCGGCACCGTACGTCGTGACGTTCCTGCTGTTCTCGCTGGGGATCACCGTCCTCGCGCTGCGGCTGGGGCGGCGGCTCACGGCCGTACAGGACCATCCGTGGGCCGCGCGGAGCCGGGTGGTCGCCCGTGGCGGGCCGGCCGCGGAGCCGGTGGCCGCGGAGGCGTGA
- a CDS encoding methyltransferase domain-containing protein: MADAPGSPFEPGFPERYEQYFAPIMAPFVAALLDAADLYPGATVLDLACGTGFAARTAAAQVGPAGRVFGVDNNADMLKLAEARHPRMYPDIEFAAAAADRLPYPDATFDAVVCQQGVQFFPDLDAALTEAARVTRPGGRFAATVWADISLSPYFAAEEEVIRDRVDPDTVADHLTIFSCTADRLTAALRDAGFDDATTRETTFGITLPPLAEFTVHHLQTLPAGRRIADTHGAEALTAAGQAVAARLADRAAPDGTVTLPFTATLATAVR; the protein is encoded by the coding sequence ATGGCTGACGCACCCGGATCCCCTTTCGAGCCCGGCTTCCCCGAGCGCTACGAGCAGTACTTCGCGCCGATCATGGCGCCCTTCGTCGCCGCGCTTCTGGACGCCGCCGACCTCTATCCCGGCGCCACGGTCCTCGACCTCGCCTGCGGCACCGGCTTCGCCGCGCGCACCGCCGCCGCCCAGGTCGGCCCGGCCGGCCGCGTCTTCGGCGTCGACAACAACGCGGACATGCTCAAGCTCGCCGAGGCCCGCCACCCCCGCATGTACCCCGACATCGAGTTCGCCGCGGCCGCCGCCGACCGCCTCCCCTACCCCGACGCCACCTTCGACGCGGTCGTCTGCCAGCAGGGCGTCCAGTTCTTCCCCGACCTCGACGCGGCACTGACGGAAGCCGCCCGTGTCACCCGCCCGGGCGGCCGCTTCGCGGCCACCGTCTGGGCGGACATCTCCCTGTCCCCCTACTTCGCCGCCGAGGAGGAGGTCATCAGGGACCGCGTCGATCCCGACACCGTCGCGGACCACCTCACGATCTTCTCCTGCACCGCCGACCGGCTCACCGCGGCCCTCCGCGACGCCGGCTTCGACGACGCGACCACCCGCGAGACCACCTTCGGCATCACGCTGCCGCCCCTGGCCGAGTTCACCGTCCACCACCTGCAGACCCTCCCCGCGGGCCGGCGGATCGCCGACACCCACGGTGCGGAGGCGCTGACCGCAGCGGGCCAGGCCGTCGCCGCCCGTCTCGCCGACCGCGCTGCCCCCGACGGAACGGTGACCCTCCCCTTCACCGCGACCCTGGCCACCGCCGTCCGCTGA
- a CDS encoding SpoIIE family protein phosphatase, with the protein MNFTRWSARLPGMPGTQRRAAPRTDLAASPDLRTDGSVPAARTEQLTDRAVPVPAVDELPAREVLDRVPALVALVHGPDHRIGYVNDAYATAFGVRPLGAPAREALPELRELGLLPLLDQVLRSGRPRTLKSRKAPDGRSYTFTCTPVTEAGGDGRTAGAGVLVFATDVTDHAEAAERLRASERRQRETAVTLQRSLLPQVLEQPDDLRIAATYQPGGTEAAVGGDWYDVITLGGGRTALVIGDVMGRGVRAAAVMGQLRTAVRAYARLDLPPHEILQLLDGLAAEIDANQIATCVYAIHDPNEGRLVYASAGHLPILVRDEKGAVLRADEPTGPPLGTGGWMHASGSVPLGPGSTAVLYTDGLVERRDEDIDEGIAALERALAGATGTPQVVCDRLVRSAGLQADHDDDVAVLVLQHPARTGPDGELFRNAALELLGGVEAAPRARAFASGVLTSWRFPPDLHDLGVLAASELVANSLQHGTPPMRLRLRRTDRRLIVEVTDGDDHLPRRRRAEPGDESGRGIAIVATIASNWGARRTPDGGKAVWCEFALPREAGRTGAR; encoded by the coding sequence GTGAACTTCACGCGCTGGAGCGCCCGGCTCCCCGGAATGCCCGGAACGCAGCGCCGCGCCGCACCGCGGACCGATCTCGCGGCCTCCCCCGACCTGCGGACGGACGGCTCCGTACCCGCGGCCCGCACCGAACAACTGACCGACCGGGCAGTGCCCGTACCGGCCGTCGACGAACTCCCCGCGCGCGAGGTCCTCGACCGGGTCCCCGCCCTCGTCGCCCTGGTCCACGGCCCCGACCACCGCATCGGCTACGTCAACGACGCCTACGCCACGGCCTTCGGCGTACGACCGCTCGGCGCGCCCGCCCGCGAGGCCCTGCCCGAACTGCGCGAACTCGGCCTGCTCCCGCTCCTCGACCAGGTCCTGCGCAGCGGCAGACCCCGCACACTCAAGTCCCGCAAGGCACCGGACGGCCGTTCCTACACCTTCACCTGCACCCCCGTCACCGAAGCCGGCGGCGACGGCCGCACCGCGGGCGCGGGGGTCCTGGTCTTCGCCACCGACGTCACGGACCACGCCGAGGCCGCCGAACGCCTGCGCGCCAGCGAACGCAGGCAGCGCGAGACCGCGGTCACCCTCCAGCGCTCGCTGCTCCCGCAGGTGCTGGAGCAGCCCGACGACCTGCGCATCGCCGCCACCTACCAGCCCGGCGGCACGGAGGCGGCCGTCGGCGGCGACTGGTACGACGTGATCACGCTCGGCGGCGGCCGCACGGCGCTGGTCATCGGCGACGTGATGGGCAGAGGGGTGCGCGCGGCCGCCGTCATGGGCCAACTGCGCACGGCGGTCCGCGCCTACGCCCGCCTCGACCTGCCCCCGCACGAGATCCTGCAGCTCCTCGACGGCCTCGCCGCCGAGATCGACGCCAACCAGATCGCGACCTGCGTGTACGCCATCCACGACCCCAACGAGGGCCGCCTGGTGTACGCCTCGGCGGGCCACCTGCCGATCCTGGTCCGCGACGAGAAGGGCGCCGTCCTGCGCGCCGACGAGCCCACCGGCCCCCCGCTCGGCACCGGCGGCTGGATGCACGCCTCGGGCTCCGTCCCGCTCGGCCCGGGCTCGACGGCGGTCCTCTACACCGACGGCCTGGTCGAACGCCGCGACGAGGACATCGACGAGGGCATCGCGGCCCTGGAACGCGCCCTCGCGGGCGCCACCGGCACCCCCCAGGTGGTCTGCGACCGCCTGGTCCGTTCGGCGGGCCTGCAGGCCGACCACGACGACGACGTGGCCGTCCTCGTCCTCCAGCACCCCGCCCGCACGGGCCCGGACGGCGAGCTGTTCCGCAACGCGGCGCTCGAACTGCTCGGCGGGGTCGAGGCGGCGCCCCGCGCGCGTGCGTTCGCCTCCGGCGTCCTGACCAGCTGGCGGTTCCCGCCCGACCTGCACGACCTGGGCGTCCTCGCGGCCAGCGAACTCGTCGCCAACTCCCTCCAGCACGGCACCCCGCCCATGCGCCTGCGCCTGCGCCGCACCGACCGTCGCCTCATCGTCGAAGTCACCGACGGCGACGACCACCTCCCACGGCGCCGCCGGGCCGAACCGGGCGACGAGTCCGGCCGGGGCATCGCCATCGTCGCCACCATCGCCTCCAACTGGGGCGCACGCCGAACGCCGGACGGCGGAAAGGCCGTGTGGTGCGAGTTCGCACTGCCGCGGGAAGCCGGACGAACGGGAGCGCGGTGA